The Desulfuromonas versatilis genome has a segment encoding these proteins:
- a CDS encoding PP2C family protein-serine/threonine phosphatase gives MAHQCGCGLDLNLASEVQQLLLPKSSPLCNWCCIGARNRMANGLGGDYFDFIEMPDQCQMVFLGDVTGHGLQASVVMSLLYGFLHRSTRNGCKPIDTILQVNEFLQRFAQRSREYDHFFSTTLFFSIIDPDTLQMHYVNAGHPAPMVLRGDRVQLLTPTAQPLGFFDDLQVEMRSFQFEKEDRFLLFTDGITEATDGAQTMYGRQRLEGILRSHRGDHMEFLEEIFDDLRDFGAMDPPEDDCTAIVIDFHGGL, from the coding sequence ATGGCACATCAATGCGGATGTGGGCTGGATCTTAACCTGGCGAGCGAGGTGCAGCAGCTGCTGCTGCCGAAGAGCTCGCCGCTGTGCAATTGGTGCTGCATCGGCGCCCGCAACCGGATGGCCAACGGCCTGGGCGGCGACTATTTCGATTTCATCGAGATGCCCGACCAGTGTCAGATGGTCTTTCTCGGCGACGTCACCGGGCATGGGTTGCAGGCTTCGGTGGTCATGTCGCTGCTCTACGGGTTCCTGCATCGCTCCACCCGCAACGGCTGCAAGCCCATCGACACCATCCTCCAGGTCAACGAGTTTCTCCAACGCTTCGCCCAGCGCTCCCGGGAGTACGACCACTTCTTCTCCACCACGCTGTTTTTCAGCATCATCGATCCCGATACGCTGCAGATGCATTATGTCAATGCCGGACATCCGGCGCCCATGGTCCTGCGGGGCGACCGGGTCCAGCTGCTGACGCCCACCGCGCAGCCGCTGGGCTTTTTCGATGACCTGCAGGTGGAGATGCGCTCCTTCCAATTTGAAAAGGAGGACCGCTTTCTGCTCTTCACCGACGGCATCACCGAGGCCACCGACGGGGCGCAGACTATGTACGGCCGGCAGCGCCTGGAAGGCATCCTGCGCAGCCACCGGGGGGACCACATGGAGTTTCTCGAGGAAATCTTCGACGATCTGCGGGATTTCGGCGCCATGGACCCGCCGGAGGACGACTGCACTGCCATCGTCATCGATTTCCACGGCGGCCTCTGA
- a CDS encoding YgdI/YgdR family lipoprotein, producing the protein MKRLLMAALLIATLMALAGCGCLDPDVPCLPCL; encoded by the coding sequence ATGAAGCGCCTGTTGATGGCCGCCCTGCTGATCGCCACGCTGATGGCCCTGGCCGGTTGCGGCTGCCTCGACCCGGACGTCCCCTGCCTGCCTTGTCTCTAA
- a CDS encoding DUF4388 domain-containing protein — protein sequence MGKNILIIDDDPNIRRFLEKYLRLKGFGVKSFPSAEPGMDELLNGSYHLALIDVLIPGLSGLEVCRALRSYPKTRDLPVIIMTAFYRDAKHIREARENYGATDYILKPFTLNLLFEKIEALTGTAPLATEQRPTIEGTLAETSFARLLHNLYTLREAGLLQLEREGVKKIVAIRDGYPIFIRSNVLGECLGQMLVRQNLITAEDCQQSLQRARESRRLQGTVLIEMGRLTPQQLHDALEHQMLEKLLEVFSWPQGRFRFEAGKSFKKEVTAIVLSPANLILQGVRRHYSDERIAALLASHRNRYISQAENPHYRFQEMALSPRDAGVFGECLGTRTLEELATRHPLLRRETEQLLAALLLAGMVKSTAEPAPVEAAAPPEEDPAIEQRKLRYRFLRDYERLAAQDHFGLLGVGRDSGREEVKKAYFALARKYHPDHFLQQNLSPDLHEKVNDLFQRINEAYGVLTDPNRRKAYLAELSRPAEQPQGVEVAEVLRAETAFVKGSVLLKRGNFAAALEQLSWAVKLCPEEPEYLTAHAWALYRSHPEDPTRAMEARCALLRSGELNPSLDLTHLYLGQLLKREGKEKEAERAFEKAIQCNPDCHEALRELRLLDLRRKPQTERKGLLGKVFKS from the coding sequence ATGGGAAAAAACATCCTGATCATCGACGATGATCCCAACATCCGGCGATTCCTCGAAAAATACCTGCGACTCAAGGGATTCGGGGTAAAAAGCTTCCCCTCCGCCGAGCCCGGAATGGACGAGCTGCTCAACGGCAGCTACCACCTGGCGCTCATCGACGTGCTGATCCCCGGGCTCTCCGGACTCGAGGTCTGCCGGGCCCTGCGCAGCTACCCCAAGACCCGCGACCTGCCGGTCATCATCATGACGGCCTTCTACCGGGACGCCAAACACATCCGCGAGGCCCGCGAAAACTACGGCGCCACCGATTACATCCTCAAGCCCTTCACCCTCAATCTTCTGTTCGAGAAAATCGAGGCCCTGACCGGCACCGCCCCGCTGGCCACCGAGCAGCGCCCCACCATCGAGGGGACCCTGGCCGAGACCTCCTTCGCCCGCCTGCTGCACAACCTCTATACCCTGCGTGAAGCCGGCCTGCTCCAGTTGGAGCGCGAAGGGGTCAAAAAGATCGTCGCCATCCGCGATGGCTATCCCATCTTCATCCGCTCCAACGTGCTCGGCGAATGCCTGGGGCAGATGCTGGTCCGCCAGAACCTGATTACGGCGGAGGACTGCCAGCAGTCTCTGCAGCGGGCCAGGGAATCGAGACGCCTGCAGGGTACGGTGCTGATCGAGATGGGGAGGCTCACCCCCCAACAGCTCCATGATGCCCTCGAGCACCAGATGCTGGAGAAGCTTCTCGAGGTCTTTTCCTGGCCCCAGGGGCGCTTCCGTTTCGAGGCCGGCAAGAGCTTCAAGAAGGAAGTGACCGCCATCGTGCTGTCGCCGGCCAACCTGATCCTCCAGGGGGTGCGACGCCATTACAGCGACGAGCGGATTGCCGCGCTGCTGGCCAGCCACCGCAACCGCTACATCTCCCAGGCCGAGAACCCCCACTACCGCTTCCAGGAGATGGCCCTGTCCCCAAGAGACGCCGGGGTTTTCGGCGAATGCCTGGGAACCCGGACCCTGGAGGAGTTGGCCACGCGCCACCCGCTGCTGCGCCGCGAGACCGAGCAGTTGCTGGCGGCCTTGCTGCTGGCGGGCATGGTCAAGAGCACCGCCGAGCCCGCCCCCGTCGAAGCGGCCGCGCCGCCGGAGGAAGACCCCGCGATCGAACAGCGCAAGCTGCGTTACCGGTTTCTGCGCGACTACGAGCGGCTTGCCGCCCAGGATCATTTCGGCCTGCTCGGGGTCGGCCGCGACAGCGGCCGCGAGGAGGTGAAGAAGGCCTACTTTGCCCTGGCCCGCAAGTATCACCCGGACCACTTTCTCCAGCAGAACCTCTCCCCCGACCTGCACGAGAAGGTCAACGATCTTTTCCAGCGCATCAACGAGGCATACGGGGTTTTAACCGATCCGAACCGGCGAAAAGCCTACCTGGCGGAGCTCTCCCGCCCGGCCGAACAGCCGCAGGGGGTGGAGGTAGCCGAAGTTCTGCGGGCCGAAACCGCCTTTGTGAAGGGGTCGGTGCTGCTCAAGCGGGGCAATTTCGCCGCGGCCCTCGAACAGCTCAGCTGGGCGGTCAAGCTCTGCCCCGAAGAACCCGAATACCTCACCGCCCATGCCTGGGCCCTTTACCGAAGCCACCCCGAGGACCCGACCCGCGCCATGGAGGCGCGCTGCGCCCTGCTGCGCTCGGGGGAACTCAATCCCAGCCTCGACCTTACCCATCTCTATCTCGGGCAATTGCTCAAACGGGAAGGAAAGGAGAAGGAAGCCGAGCGGGCCTTTGAAAAGGCCATCCAGTGCAATCCCGACTGCCACGAGGCCCTGCGCGAGCTGCGCCTGCTCGACCTGCGCCGCAAACCCCAGACCGAACGCAAGGGGTTGCTGGGCAAGGTATTCAAGTCCTAG
- the glnE gene encoding bifunctional [glutamate--ammonia ligase]-adenylyl-L-tyrosine phosphorylase/[glutamate--ammonia-ligase] adenylyltransferase, translating to MDQATLARRLAAAGSKQQGAPLQGLATELGFAEAGKSATNLELLREYLGDDGLLAAIALQALKTADPDLCLNSLERLTGTADGADLQAVLADAAGRGHLLTILGASPFLTGILCRRKSFFHDLFTRGEILRDKPEQVMLEELRQRLGEEIALPALKREVRVYKSREILRLGARDLCGLAGLVETTAGLSALAASSLQLAYEVCDRLLRADFGAPLLDGGEQSEPAEPEFTIFGMGKFGGHELNFSSDIDLIYFYSSERGMTAGTPTPWGEVKGRIHLHQYFCKLSELVTKAIGEATEDGFVFRVDLRLRPEGNSGEMANSIRSAETYYESWGQSWERAAMLKARPVAGSISLGERLLKNLEPFVYRKYLDFGMIEDIKLMKQKIDRSLAREREGELNLKLGSGGIREIEFFIQALQLINAGKNPVLREKNSLKALEVLQREKLIKPEEYRTLREAYIFLRNVEHRIQVVQERQTHNLPTRKSELLALARRCGFADVPAFNQALDKHRGGVAAIYRTLFYTAEQEIREEVRPEVSFLFDAAADPDLVKDLLEEKGFKNPDAAYDSLLVLRQGAPHSYLTERARRHLERIAPRLMQEILDSPEPDMALLNTERFLAMAVRRARGTFYAVLAENREIIKVLVSLFGTSQFLSRIFIQHPEILDSLVSRAYAVSVKDAETMEKDLADLLSHAENYEDKLEVLRRFRNEEFLRLALNDIHGHTPQGATTAQLSYLADACLKQAVHIAREELIPRFGLPFCRDDQDREHPAHFAIVGMGKLGGMELNYHSDLDIIFVFEGEGETRPVEGTDPERFRAQTTQEYFSRLAQRIISVLTLMTREGYVYQIDTRLRPSGNQGPLVTSLPAYERYHQQSAQLWERQALTKARVVYGSQPLSRRIDELNRQIVYQRPVPEGLREEIYRLRGRMESEIARESQEHFNIKTGRGGMVDVEFLAQYLQILHGGERPALRQCNTLTALERLHEEGILDRADFDTLQGGYKFLRRLENKLRLVHDQSINDLSGERGYLVKLARRLGYPDRPRRPEEVFLEDYREVTEKIRTVFDRFLGPDQTTQTR from the coding sequence ATGGACCAGGCGACGCTGGCACGCCGCCTGGCTGCGGCCGGATCCAAACAGCAAGGGGCGCCCCTGCAGGGGCTGGCCACCGAGCTCGGTTTTGCCGAGGCCGGCAAAAGCGCCACCAACCTGGAGCTGCTGCGGGAGTACCTCGGCGACGACGGCCTGCTTGCGGCCATTGCGCTCCAAGCCCTGAAGACCGCCGACCCCGACCTGTGCCTCAACAGCCTGGAGCGGCTCACCGGAACCGCCGATGGCGCCGACCTGCAGGCCGTCCTCGCCGATGCCGCCGGCCGCGGTCACCTGCTCACCATCCTCGGCGCCTCGCCGTTTCTAACCGGCATCCTCTGCCGGCGCAAGTCATTCTTCCACGACCTGTTCACCCGCGGGGAAATCCTGCGGGACAAGCCGGAGCAGGTCATGCTCGAAGAGCTTCGCCAACGGCTGGGCGAGGAAATCGCCCTGCCGGCTCTCAAGCGCGAAGTGCGCGTCTACAAATCCCGCGAGATCCTGCGCCTCGGCGCCCGCGACCTGTGCGGACTGGCCGGCCTGGTGGAGACCACCGCCGGGCTCTCCGCCCTGGCGGCCTCCAGCCTGCAGCTGGCCTACGAAGTCTGCGACCGCCTGCTGCGGGCCGATTTCGGTGCCCCGCTGCTCGACGGCGGCGAGCAGAGCGAACCCGCCGAACCCGAATTTACCATCTTCGGCATGGGCAAGTTCGGCGGCCACGAACTCAACTTCTCCTCCGACATCGACCTGATCTACTTCTATTCCTCGGAACGCGGCATGACCGCCGGAACCCCGACCCCCTGGGGGGAGGTCAAGGGGCGCATCCACCTGCACCAATACTTCTGCAAGCTCTCCGAATTGGTGACCAAGGCCATCGGCGAGGCGACCGAGGACGGCTTCGTCTTTCGCGTCGACCTGCGCCTGCGCCCGGAGGGGAACAGCGGCGAGATGGCCAACTCGATCCGCAGCGCCGAGACCTACTACGAGAGCTGGGGACAGAGCTGGGAACGCGCCGCCATGCTCAAGGCCCGGCCGGTGGCCGGCTCCATCTCCCTGGGCGAGCGCCTGCTGAAGAACCTGGAACCCTTCGTCTACCGCAAGTACCTCGATTTCGGCATGATCGAGGACATCAAGCTGATGAAGCAGAAGATCGACCGCAGCCTGGCCCGCGAACGCGAGGGGGAGCTCAACCTCAAGCTGGGCAGCGGGGGGATTCGCGAGATCGAATTCTTCATCCAGGCCCTGCAGCTGATCAACGCCGGTAAAAACCCGGTGCTGCGGGAAAAGAACTCGCTCAAGGCGCTCGAGGTACTGCAGCGTGAGAAGCTGATCAAGCCCGAGGAGTACCGGACGCTGCGCGAAGCCTACATCTTCCTGCGCAACGTCGAGCACCGCATCCAGGTGGTGCAGGAGCGCCAGACTCACAACCTGCCGACCCGCAAGAGCGAACTGCTGGCACTGGCCCGGCGCTGCGGCTTCGCTGACGTCCCCGCCTTCAACCAGGCGCTGGACAAGCACCGCGGTGGGGTGGCCGCCATCTACCGGACCCTGTTCTATACCGCCGAGCAGGAGATCCGAGAAGAGGTGCGCCCCGAGGTGAGTTTCCTCTTCGACGCCGCGGCCGACCCCGACCTGGTCAAGGATCTGCTCGAGGAAAAGGGTTTCAAGAATCCCGATGCGGCCTACGACTCACTGCTGGTGCTGCGCCAGGGGGCACCCCACTCCTACCTCACCGAGCGGGCGCGCCGGCACCTGGAGCGCATCGCCCCGCGCCTGATGCAGGAGATTCTGGACTCGCCCGAGCCGGACATGGCCCTGCTCAACACCGAGCGTTTTCTGGCCATGGCGGTGCGCCGCGCCCGCGGCACCTTCTACGCGGTGCTGGCCGAGAACCGGGAGATCATCAAGGTGCTGGTCTCGCTGTTCGGCACCAGCCAGTTTCTCTCGCGCATCTTCATCCAGCACCCGGAGATCCTCGATTCGCTGGTCTCGCGCGCCTACGCCGTTTCGGTCAAGGACGCCGAAACCATGGAAAAGGACCTCGCCGACCTGCTCAGCCACGCCGAAAACTACGAAGACAAGCTCGAGGTGCTGCGGCGCTTCCGCAACGAGGAGTTCCTGCGCCTGGCGCTCAACGACATCCACGGCCACACCCCCCAGGGGGCGACCACGGCCCAGCTCTCCTACCTGGCCGATGCCTGCCTCAAGCAGGCGGTGCACATCGCCCGCGAGGAGCTGATCCCCCGCTTCGGGCTGCCCTTCTGCAGGGATGACCAGGACCGCGAACACCCGGCCCACTTCGCCATCGTCGGCATGGGCAAGCTGGGCGGCATGGAGCTCAACTACCACTCGGACCTGGACATCATCTTCGTCTTCGAGGGCGAGGGGGAAACCCGGCCGGTGGAGGGGACCGACCCGGAGCGCTTCCGGGCGCAGACCACCCAGGAGTATTTCTCGCGGCTGGCCCAGCGCATCATCTCGGTGCTCACCCTGATGACCCGCGAAGGCTACGTCTACCAGATCGACACCCGCCTGCGGCCCTCGGGCAACCAGGGACCGCTGGTCACCAGCCTGCCCGCCTACGAGCGCTACCATCAGCAATCGGCCCAGCTCTGGGAGCGCCAGGCGCTGACCAAGGCCAGGGTGGTGTACGGGTCGCAGCCCCTGAGCCGGCGCATCGACGAATTGAACCGCCAGATCGTCTACCAGCGGCCGGTGCCCGAGGGCCTGAGGGAGGAGATCTACCGGCTGCGGGGGCGCATGGAGAGCGAGATCGCCCGGGAGAGCCAGGAGCACTTCAACATCAAGACCGGCCGCGGCGGCATGGTCGACGTTGAGTTTTTGGCCCAATACCTGCAGATTCTCCACGGAGGTGAGCGCCCCGCCCTGCGCCAGTGCAACACCCTGACGGCGTTGGAACGGCTGCACGAGGAGGGGATTCTCGACCGCGCCGATTTCGACACCCTGCAGGGGGGCTACAAATTCCTGCGCCGGCTCGAGAACAAACTGCGCCTGGTTCACGACCAGTCGATCAACGACCTCTCGGGCGAACGGGGCTACCTGGTCAAATTGGCCCGGCGCCTCGGCTACCCGGATCGGCCGCGCCGCCCCGAGGAGGTCTTCCTCGAGGATTATCGTGAGGTTACCGAGAAGATCCGCACCGTGTTCGACCGCTTTCTCGGGCCGGACCAGACGACGCAAACCCGTTGA